The genomic DNA tattctgttttTCGTGGAGACAAAAAGTGCTGTACATGTAGCTTTCTATGTGCTTTCTTTTCGCTATCActgtgcacattttttgaacTGAGATGACAATTGTTAATCTGGCTTGCATCGACGATATCCTGTGAGCTCTTTCTCAAGTCAGTGTTGATATGACCTCTGTCAAAAGCTGGTTTTGAGTAATGTGTTATGACATAACTAATAACCCATTTTCTACAACTATACCGAAACTTTGCCAGTTAAAAGGCAGATATTGTGCTATGTGCGTAGCCTACGGGTKGGACTGGCATCAGAGTCGAAAAGGGAACAATCTTTACATAATAATCCTTTCTGAATGAGTCCCACAACTAATGACAAAACAAACCGGAACATTTCTACACAAGACAAACTCTATAAAAAATCTGCGCTACTTAATTGAAGCTGAAAGTGGAGTACATTTTATATATACTTCTCCCCCAGGAGACGTAGATAAACAGACATTTAAAAATACACATCAAATCACATcgtcccagagtgcaaagaatctGGGGGATAAAACTCCAGTGCTTATTCTGTTTCTATTCAATTTTTTGTAATCGTATTTTCTTCTTCTCCACAGATACGTTtcgtctgagcactctggagtcgGCTGATGTAGGAGCAGCCATAGGTCGGATCAAGGCTAATGATGCGGACGTGGGGCGGAATGCTGAGATGCAGTATAGCATCGTCGACCGAGACGGACAGGATATGTTCACTATCATCTCGGACCAAAACACACAGGAGGGCGTTATCAGGGTAAAAAAGGTAGGCCCTAAACGTCCAGTACAATGCTCTCATGTTTTAATCACTTATGACCCAACTGCTTCAAATCACAAGATACCACTTTGTGTATGTAGAGAGTTATCCTCTCTCTAAACTAAACCCATCTTCTATTATTATCATCTTCATGAAAGTACTTAATTCTYTTCACTGTCAAGAGACCCTTATTCCTCCTGGGAGTTTGTATAAAGAGTCTTTGAGACTTTTGAAATCCAGGTTTAGCTTTTCTTTTCTTAGCCAGGGCCATACTTTTCAGAGCCtcggccaattatgcaaattggAGAGCCTAAGTGAAAAGAGGACGGGgcgtacatactgtatacataggctcagattaaaaatgaCACCCTGATAGCAGTCCTTTATATCTGAAGGTGCACAAAAAAGATATAAAGAAACTCATAGATACAGTAGGTATAAAGCCGTAAGGAGATAAGTAGTGGAGCTCCGCTTTACTCATTTACTAGTTTTTATTTCAACCAATAATCGACCAAGTTTTTCAACTTAAGCATCAACTTTCAGTTTTCTTTCAGTTATGATAGTAAATTAATTATATTGAATAATTATTGATAATTTATCTTTTTCATTTTCTTCATAGAAACTGGATTATGAGAAACAAAGGACYTACTCATTCAAAGTGGAGGTGACTAACACCTATCTGGACCCCAGGTTCATGTACAGTCCAAACCCTCCTTTCAAAGATGACGCCATGGTGCGGGTGACGATAGAGGATGTGGATGAGCCACCAGTGTTTAGCAGGAACCCTTATATCATTGAGGTGCACGAGGACACAGCCGCTGGCAGCTTTGTTGGTGTGGTGTCTGCCAGGGACCCCGATGCTGACAACAACCCAGTCAAGTAAGTCATTGTGTCTGCAtgtcaaattgcaccctattccctattgtcaAAAGAGTGCACCTTATAGGTAATATGGTGCCAGTTGAGACTCAGAACATACATTGAACTGATCTGGCTCAGCATCTTTGTTATAAATTCAGATAATCCACAGGAtttcattggttgattgattgattgattgactacaTGTAGTTGGCTGATTAGTTGACTTACTGATTGTTTATAGATGTTCCCTTGCTGAATAAAGCTCTTTTAATTTAGGTAATTTGATTGTTTCATAACCTAATGGACTATTATTGTGTAAGAAACCAAGGTAGCAATAGAAATAAACAATTCCTGGTGTGGTAATAAGTCTATAACAaccattacatttttgggggtggAAATGTGGTTCGCTTTGCTAAATCGAATCCATCAATGTATCCGAGTGTCAGTGTGGAGAGAGGGTGGTTGGAAGAAAAGCAAATTATTGATGGGTCCCTCCTTGTTGACGGCACTGTGAAGAGAATACAGACACTGTTTATTTCCACAGAATTATGTAAGCTAGCCCAGTGTGGTAGCGGCACCAAGTCAAAGTGAATGAGCCTAATTTGCTCTATCGATTCACACTGCGCTGTTCCACACATATggcgcctgtctgtctgtgtatttgtctgtctgttgtctctgtgtatctacctgcccatctgtctgtctgtccgtccatctctccgtccgtccgtctctctctcaaaCATGGAGACATGCCAGTCTCTGCTCGTGCAGCACAATGAGGAATGTCAGTAGAATATATAAGTTGACAATGATAAATGAGACAGCATTATAGAAGTATTCATTATTTCCTGACCAAGGAAATAGAAGGAGAGGAATGATACATACTTGCGGGCCAACATTTGGTAATTTGTAGTGTATTTTTTAATAGACTTTAATAGACTGTGTTTTGCTCTAACATAATGAATSATATTGATGGAATTTATCACAGGAGACAAGAACTACAGCTTTATGTCTGGGGCAAAACATCATGTCCATATgattaatttgatttgaatcatgTCTCGATTAGTATGGGTCAATTAACATTAGGGACATTTTTACACAATCAAACATGATGTATTTGTATTACTCTATGCAGATACTCCATTGACCGCCATACCGATCTGGAGAGACTGTTCAACATTGATTCTGTTAATGGCACCATTACAACACTGAAAGGCCTCGACAGGGAGATGTCAAGATGGCATAACATCTCTGTTGTTGCAACTGAAATAAGTAAGATAAACATCCTctttttattacttttttggcAAAAAATCTTGTGCCTGTTTGCTACATTTTGTGGCCTTTGTTATTACACAAATTGTTGATGCTAGAGGCATTTATGCACTTTTGAAAATAGACAAAGACACATAAATGGGATGCAAAAGCTGCAGATGTTCACAtatgcttagttaaataaaaaatataaaaatctgcTTATGttccacacacctggtgtcccaggtctaaatcagtcccttatTAGAGGGGAAGAAATTTTAAAAAGCAgcggaactggcttcaaggtccagatttAAATTTGAGGGGTCTACTGTATGGGCCTGCTAACACACTTCAAACATCTTGTTTAGGTAACCCTCGCCAAACCACTCGAGTCCCAGTGTTCATCAAGGTCCTGGACGTTAACGACAATGCACCTGAATTTGCCATGTATTACGAGACATTTGTCTGTGAAAATGTCCAATCAGGACAGGTAAAGTAGACATCATGATACTAAGAATGTTGAGGAAAAGCCTGAAGAAAGTACATGTGTTTTCGAATGCCTTTTTGTTTCACTATCCACAGCTGATTCAGACGATAAGTGCAGTTGACACAGATGAGCCCCTTGTTGGACATAAGTTTGTCTTCAGCATCAGCTCCTCCAATCCAAACTTCACTATCGTTGACAATGAAGGTAAACGTTAGTCTTCTGTAATTCTTTATTGACTAGTAGAATTTACAAGTAGTGAATGATGCTTTGTATCTGGCCATTATCTGTTCATACTGttcactgcaaaaaaatgtgttgtAATTTTTATAGTGCAATACTGGCAGCACATTTCTGTTATATGTCAAGACTTATTTGTCATTTGGATATCAATGGCCTGAAGTACCTATAATTTATTTTGAAATAGTTGAATTCACTCATGCATCTTGTATTTTCAAATTTAAYCATAGACTTWaaaaaatatatgttttattgaatatccgatacatacaatatacttgcagtgaagccgctcaacaactacatcataccagtcatccaacagattcccattcagagcgacacacagaagcattcagggtcaatgccctgctcaagggcacgttgacagatctacCACCAGGCTAAAAAAtttgaacccgaaccctccaagatcccccccacagttccccaatagctgtccctcaaccattcaagACCCCTCCCACACTCCCCCccaggaagaaaaataaaaatacaattaattccattccccacccccaagaaccccccaatgcaccaacaaccaagagaatgaactaaagagaaaaaagaagacagaagaaaacagcaaacaacaatgcaaaaaaaagaatgaaactaaataatacatttaaaacaaaggacatcaagcacaactaaaatcataacagcaatgccaactgtatatgtttgtgtgcatgtctggcactattatatgtatgtgtgtgttcttgtatgtgttaatttgaaacacctgcacggcatcagcctcaggcaaactggcattagttgtaaaaacactgccactcagtgtcattcaaatgtactttttattatgttttattttgactttttttataacttttatctttgaccctCATTCTATCTCccaacacagcaactccactcccacttgtctccaattccaattccacatcccaaccctcagtttttctcagcccatcccatctatctctttaAAGATAGACTTGCAGGTAGCGTGCTTAATTACAACAACATACAAAGTAACGMTAACAATTTTTTACTTGCCACAGTATTACATTCATATGCTCTTTTTATCTACCTTAGTTTAATGCACTGACTGtacgttgctctggataagagtgtctgctaaatgaccaaaatgtacatgtaaatgtaaatataaacacTTGCAATACACactgctgggtattattctaatgagctctgaCCCCAAATAAGGCCACATTTTATCAAAATACAAATAGTTTGAGAGTGaaactcattagaataatacccagcagtGTGCTTTGAGGATTTTCATgtcacattttggtcatttagcagacactcttgtccAGACCGACTTACGGTCAGTGCATTAAACTAAGGTTGATAAAtaaacacatatcacagtcatagcaagtaaaacatcTCTGTAGCCATTACTGAGAATGCTTTAGTAGTTAATAATACATTGGTCTTCAAGATTCTATGTATTTGTTGCAAGATACTTTTTTATGTATCTTTGCCGACCTCTGGGTAGTGACAAGTACGTTATTCTAATATTCACAGTAATTTACCACCAGTGTTCTTTAAGTTAATATGACCCTTttctcaattttcgcctaaaatMacatacccaaatctaactgcctgtWgctcaggacctgaagcaaggatatgcatattcttgattccattgaaaggaaacactttgaagtttgtggaaatgtgaaaggaatgtaggagaatataacacattagatctggtaaaagataatacaaaaaaaaaaaaaaaaaattaccattatctttcaaatgcaagaaaaaggccataatgtattattccaacccaggcgtaatttagattttggccactagatggtagcagtgtatgtggaaagttttagactgatctaatgaaccattgcatatctgttcaaaatgttgtatcaagactgcccaaatgtgcctaattggtttatgaatacattttcaagttcataattgtgcactctcctcaaacaatagcatagtattctttcactataatagctactgtaaattgaacagtgcagttagattaacatgaATTTAAGCTGTCTGCCTATATCAGATATGTCTGTGTCCTGGGAATTGTTTTTGTTACTtataacctcatgctaatcacattatcctacgttagctcaaccgttcRgtgg from Salvelinus sp. IW2-2015 linkage group LG27, ASM291031v2, whole genome shotgun sequence includes the following:
- the LOC111953770 gene encoding cadherin-10-like isoform X2, with amino-acid sequence MITNHFLGLLMLSILQPTNALPVAPGNTVNLLGTLQEKDDGRILQRSKRGWMWNQFFLLEEYTGNDNQYVGKLHSNMDRGDGNVKYILTGDGVGSLFLIDENSGDIHATKRLDREERAIYTLHAKVVDKSTNETLEADTEFNIKIHDINDNEPKFSKDLYFASVPEMSDVGTSVIQVTAADADDQTYGNSAKLVYSILQGQPYFSVDSDNGTIRTALPNMDRETKENYQVVIQAKDMAGQMGGLSGTTTVSITLSDENDSPPRFANHTFRLSTLESADVGAAIGRIKANDADVGRNAEMQYSIVDRDGQDMFTIISDQNTQEGVIRVKKKLDYEKQRTYSFKVEVTNTYLDPRFMYSPNPPFKDDAMVRVTIEDVDEPPVFSRNPYIIEVHEDTAAGSFVGVVSARDPDADNNPVKYSIDRHTDLERLFNIDSVNGTITTLKGLDREMSRWHNISVVATEISNPRQTTRVPVFIKVLDVNDNAPEFAMYYETFVCENVQSGQLIQTISAVDTDEPLVGHKFVFSISSSNPNFTIVDNEVKPLNNYIIPVIQQIPIQSDTQKHSGSMPCSRAR